The genomic segment ACACCATCATCAACTCGGGCAACGGCGACGACGTCATCGACATCGCCGGCAACGAGATCGACTTCGTGACCTCCTGCGGCGCGGGCAACGACACGGTGCACATCGACCGCCGCGACACCGTGGCGGCCGGCTCGGGCTGCGAGACCATCAACGGCGTGACCACCCCGACGCCGCCCAGCGGCGACGGCACGCCCACCCCGACGGGGCCGAGCACCCCGCCCGTGCAGGCGTCGCCGCCCGGCACGACCGCCCCGGTCTCGGCCGAGTCGATCCCGCCGACCAACAAGCCCGGCGCCTGCCGCGTGCTCTACCTCGGCACGCCCGGCGTCGACCGCATCCTCGGCTCCAACGACGGTGACCTCGAGTTCGGCTTCGGCGGCAACGACTACCTCGACGGCCAGGCCGGCGACGACTGCCTGTACGGCAACGACGGCAACGACACGGTCATCGGCGACGACGGGCTCGACCTGCTCGTCGGCGGCGCCGGCGCCGACAGGCTCTACGGCGGCAACGGCAACGACCGCGAGTACGGCAACGCCGGCTCGGACAAGCTGTACGGCAACAACGGCGACGACCGGCTCTCCGCCGCCGCCGGCAACGACCAGGCCTACGGCGGCGCCGGCAACGACGCGCTCTACGGGGCCACGGGCAAGGACCGCCTCTCCGGCGGGACGGGCCGCGACCACCTGTCGGGCGGCAGCGGCGCCGACCAGCTGTTCGGCGGCGCGGGCAACGACGTGATCCTGGCCGGCAGCGGCCGCGACCTCGTCAGCGCCGGCGCGGGCAACGACCACATCAGCGCCCACGACCACGAGCGCGACATCGTGCGCTGCGGCGCCGGCAGCGACCACGTCGTCGCCGACCACATCGACGTGCTCGAGGGCTGCGAGCACGTCACCTACCGCAACTAGCGCCCGCAGGGCCCCCGCCCGCGTCCGCCGGCCGTCACCCGACGGCCGGCGGGCGCCGCGGCGTGCGGGGCGCGATCCCCTAGGCTCGCGGCGTGGACGCATCCCCGGCCCCCGAGACGTTCCTGCTCGTCGACGGCGAGAACATCGACGCGACGCTGGGCGGCAGCCTGCTGGGCCGCCGCCCCGCGCCCGAGGAGCGCCCCCGCTGGGACCGCGTGCTCGAGCACGCCCGCTCGGTCTGGGACCAGCCCGTGCGCGGGCTCTTCTTCCTCAACGGCTCCGGGCACCTGCCCATGTCGTTCGTGCAGGCGCTGGCGGCGCTGGACTACCGCCCCGTGCTGCTCAGCGGCCCGGCCGAGGTCAAGGTCGTCGACGTCGCGATCCAGCGCACGCTCGACGCACTGGCCCAGCGGGCCGCCGGCGACGTGCTGCTGGCCAGCCACGACGGGGACTTCGCGCCCCAGGTGGCCGCGCTGCTCACCGATCCCGGGCGGCGCGTCGGCGTGCTGGGCTTCCGCGAGCTCATCAGCGGCGCGCTGGCCGAGCTGACGGCCGATGGCCTGGCGCTCTACGACCTCGAGGACGACGTCGGGGCGTTCACGGTGACGCTGCCGCGCGTGCGCGTCATCCCCATCGAGCGCTTCGACCCCTGGACGCTGCTGGGCTAGGCGCCGTCGCCGTCCAGCGCGAGCGTGGCGAGGGCCATGATCGCCTCGCGCGTGCGGGCCGAGACGTAGAAGCGCGCCGGGTGGCAGAACATCGCGCCGGGCACGCCGGTGGCCTCGGCCAGCGCGTCGTCGCTCAGTCCGGCCCAGGCGGCGGGCAGGTCGCGCCGGTTGGCGAAGTCACCGGCCTTGACCGGGACGGCCTGCATGCCCCAGCCGTCGGACTTGGGGTAGACGACGTACAGCGCGCCGGGCGCCCCGGCCACGACGAGCTCCCGCCACGGCATGTTGCGGTCCAGCTCGACGATGCGCGGGTCCTGGGCGCGGGCGATCGCGTCGCGCACGAGCCGCCGCGCCCGGCCGAAGGCCGCCGCGCCGGCCAGCTCGCGCTCCAGGATGCCCTCGGCGACGTCGACGGCCTGCGCGAAGCGCGCGTCCTGGGCGGCGTCGTCGAGCTCCTCGTCCCAGGCCGGGTTCATCGCGGCGACCACCCCGCTGACGGTCATGGGCCGCACGTCGCCGACCTCGGAGCGCACGATGGTCTGGCCCGTGTCGTTGGCGTCGACGCCCTGCACGAGACGCTCGTCGATCGACGCCGCGGCCTCCTCGTCGCCCCCGGCCAGCGCGACGCCGTGCGCGCGCCACACCAGGCCGAAGCTCGCGTAGCGGATGCCGTTGGGCCGCTCGCCGGCGCCGCCGCGCTGGTGGTGGTCGAAGTCGCCGGTCGCGGGATCCGAGCGGCCGCCCACGTCGACCCGGACGTCGGCGGCCGCGACCACCGCCTCGTCGCGGCTGCGCACGAGCTCCAGCGGGCCCACGGCCAGCCGCAGCGCGGCGATGGCGAAGACGTCGTCGGCGTGGAAGTTGCCGGGATGGGTCACGACCTGCATGACCCCCAACGTAGCCGGGCGGGCGCGGCGGGCGCCCCGCGGTCACCTTGACCGTTCATATGCACGTCAAGGCGACCACGACCGTCACGGAACGCGCACACGCCACGCGGCGCGCCCGGGTCACGCAGGCGCCGAGGCGAGCACCACCGGGTTGCCCGACGGGTCGTTCAGCAGGTGCCCGCCGTCGACGGGCTCGGCGGGCGCGCCGGCGGCGGCCACCCGGTCCAGCGTCGCCTGCAGGGCCGGACCGGCGGGGAGCACGACGGTCATCCGGCGCAGCGTCGCGCTGCCCTGCGGCGCCGGACCCGCGCCGGCGCTCTCCCACGAGTTGGCCCCGATGTGATGGTGGTAGCCGCCGGCGGCCAGGAACGCCGCCTGGCGCCCGAGCTGGGCCATGAGGCCGAAGCCCAGCGTGTCGCAGTAGAACGCCACGGCCGCGGGCACGTCGGCGACGCGCAGGTGCACGTGGCCCATCACCGTCCCGGCCGCGAGCGCGTCGAACGGCTCGCGGGCCGGGTCGGCCAGCTCCCCGAGCAGCCCGTCGACGTCGAGCGCCATCGTCGTCATGCGCTCGCCCACGCGGCCCTCCCACACCTCGCGGGGACGGTCCCAGTAGACCTCGATGCCGTGCCCGTCGGGGTCGGAGAGGTAGATCGCCTCGCTGACGAAGTGGTCGGCCATCCCGGCCAGCGCCACGCGGGTGCGCGCGGCGTGCGCCAGCCAGGCGGCCAGGTCGCGGCGCGCGGGCACCAGCAGCGCGAAGTGGTACAGGCCGGTGGCCCGGCCCACGGGCGGGGCGCCGGGGACCTCGTCGAGGACGAGCAGGTCCTCCCCGCCGGTGCCCAGCGCGGCGCGCGCACCCTCGCGGCGGTGCACCCGTAGCCCGAGCGACGTCTCGTACCAGGCCACGGAGCGTCCGAGGTCGGCGACGACCAGGCCCACCGGCCCCATGCGCGTCCCCGGCGCGATCGCGGCGTGCAGCGCGTGGGCGGAGGCGTCGAGCTCCTCGGGATCGCGGGGCACCATGGGCACATCCCACCACACCGGCGCCTCCGTGCACCGTCGCTTCCGCCAGGGCGGCCGGGGATAGCCTGGCCGGCATGCTCGAGGACAAGGTGTGCGTCGTGACCGGGTCGGGGCGCGGCATCGGCCGCGCCACCGCGGTCGAGATGGCCCGGCGGGGCGCCAAGGTCGTGGTCTCCGACGTGGGCGAGAACGCCGACGAGACGCTCGAGGCCGTCCGCGACGCCGGCGGCGACGCGATCTACATCCGCTGCGACATCACGCGCTTCGACGAGGTCAAGGCGCTGATGGACGGCGCGGCCGAGCACTTCGGCGGCATCGACGTCCTGCACAACAACGCCGGCGTCCACGAGTCCGACCTGCACGGCTCCAGCACCGTCGACACGCTGCCCGACGAGATCTGGGAGCTCGTCTTCAACGTCAACATCCGCGGCGTCTTCTGGACCACCAAGGCGGCGGCGCCCCACCTGCGCGCGTCGACGCGCGGCCCGTCCATCGTCAACTGCGCCTCGACGGGCGGCCTGCTCGGCTACCCCAACTCGTCGGCCTACTGCGCGTCCAAGGGCGCCGTCGTCAACTTCACGCGCGCGACCGCCGTCGACCTCGCCGCCGACGGGGTGCGCTGCAACTGCTACTGCCCCGGCAGCGTCCAGACTCCGATGATCGAGGGCTTCATGGCGGCCGCGGCCGACGACCCGTCGGCGATGAGCGGCCTCGTGGGCGCCCAGCTCATCGACCGCATCGGGCAGCCGGAGGAGATCGCCCGACTCGTGTGCTTCCTGGCCTCCGACGACGCCTCGTTCATCAACGGCGCGGTCTACGTCATCGACGGCGGCAAGCTCGCCTGGCGCGGCACGCGCGGCTGAGCCCGCTCACCCCGCCAGCAGGCGGGCGAGCTCGGGATGCTCGTCCAGCAGCCCGGCCAGCACGCCCGCCAGCTCGGGCGTCAGGAAGACCCCGACACGCTCGCCGTCGCGCCGGGCGTCGGCCCACGTGTCGCGCAGCGCCAGGCGCTCACGCAGCCCCGCGGCGCCCGCGCCGGCGTCGCGCGCGGCGGGCTCGACCACGCCGTCGCGCAGGGCCTGCCACGCGGCGGCGGTCATCCACAGGGGCTCCCAGGCGGCCATGGCCCCAGCCTAGGCGGCGGGGCGGGTAGCCGCACCGCCGGGACGGGTGCCGTCACGGCTGCCCGGCGTGCGGCGCGCCGTGACACTGGGAGGATCCATGCTCGCCCCGTCCTCCCCACTGCCCGTCAAGGGCCCGGACGCCGCCACGATCGCGCGGCGCGCGCTGGTGGCGCTGGCGCTGGCCGGGGCCGCGGCCGTCGCGCTGGTGCTGGCCGGTCGCCCGGCGCGGGCGATCGGCGACGCGCTGGACCGGGCGCTGCACGCCGACGCGCGCTGGGTGGCGGCCGCCGCCGGCTTCGAGGTCCTGTCCTTCGCGGGCTACGTCGTGCTGCTCTGGCTCGTCACCGGGCGGGCGACCCCGCGGATGGACCTGCGCGCCAGCGTCCAGGTGACGCTCGGCGGGGCTGCCGCGACGCGCCTGATGCCGACCGGCGGCGTGGGCGGCGCCGCGCTGACGCTGTGGATCCTGCGCCGCACCGGCCTGGACGCCCGGCGCGCGGGCCGCACGCTGCTGACGTTTCTCGTCCTGCTCTACGCCGTGTTCCTGGCGTCCATCGCGGTCTCCGGCGCGCTGCTGGCCGCGGGGGTCGGCGCCGTGCGCGGCCCGCTCGGCCTGACCGCCGTGCCGGCCGCCCTGGCGACGGCCGGGATCCTCGTGCCGCTGGGCCTGGGGCTCGCGCACCGCGAGGACGCGGTGCCCGCCACGGGACGGGTGCGCTCCCTCGCTCGCCTGCTCGGCGCGGCCGTGCACGACGCGCTGGGCCTCGCCCGCCGGGCCGACCCGCGCCTGCTCGGCGCCCTGGCCTGGTGGACGTTCGACGCCGCCGTGCTGTGGGCCATGCTCGACGCGTTCGGCGCCGCGGTGCCGTTCGCCGTCGTCGTGCTGGCCTACTTCGTCGGCCAGGCCGGCAACCTCGTGCCGGTGCCCGGCGCGGTCAGCGGCGGGATCGCGGGCGTGCTGCTGGCCTTCGGCGTGGACGCCGACCTCGCCCTGGTCTCCGTGCTCGGCTACCGCGCCGTGGCGATCTGGCTTCCGGCGCCGTTCGGCCTGCTCGCCCTCGGCGCGCTGCGCCACACCGTCGCGCGCTGGGCGCCCGCGGCGGCCTGAGCGCGGCGGCTCAGTCCGACCACAGCGCGAGGTGCACGCCGACGGCGGCCGGGTCAATGCCGGTCCCGCGGCACGCGCCCTCGACGAGCCGCCCGGCCCGCGCGACGGCCGCCTGGTCATCGTCGGCGTCGGGGAGCCGGAGCATCACGTCCTGGGCGTCCTGCTCCATCGACTCCCGGCCCGGCAGCGTGAACGAGCGCAGCTGGGCCGTGACGATCTCGCGGTCCTCGTCGGACTCGAAGGTCAGGTAGACGTCGGCCATCCCATGATCCTCGCAGCCGCGCCAAGCGCGCGCGGCGCGCATCGCGTCCGAGCCGCTCGAGCCCGCCCTCAGGCGGCGTAGCGGCTCGCCGCGCGGGCCCGGGCCTTGGCGGCCTCGACCTCACGGTCCTTGGGCGGCGCGGAGGTCACGAGCGCGTCGAGCAGGTGCCGGGAGGCGTGGGCGATCTCGGCCACGGCGCGGTTGAAGGCCTCCGCGTTGGCCTGCGACGGCTTCGTGAAGCCGCTGA from the Baekduia soli genome contains:
- a CDS encoding DUF2277 domain-containing protein; translated protein: MCRNIRPLHNFAPPATDEEVHDAALQYVRKISGFTKPSQANAEAFNRAVAEIAHASRHLLDALVTSAPPKDREVEAAKARARAASRYAA
- a CDS encoding NYN domain-containing protein, with amino-acid sequence MDASPAPETFLLVDGENIDATLGGSLLGRRPAPEERPRWDRVLEHARSVWDQPVRGLFFLNGSGHLPMSFVQALAALDYRPVLLSGPAEVKVVDVAIQRTLDALAQRAAGDVLLASHDGDFAPQVAALLTDPGRRVGVLGFRELISGALAELTADGLALYDLEDDVGAFTVTLPRVRVIPIERFDPWTLLG
- a CDS encoding lysylphosphatidylglycerol synthase transmembrane domain-containing protein, with the protein product MLAPSSPLPVKGPDAATIARRALVALALAGAAAVALVLAGRPARAIGDALDRALHADARWVAAAAGFEVLSFAGYVVLLWLVTGRATPRMDLRASVQVTLGGAAATRLMPTGGVGGAALTLWILRRTGLDARRAGRTLLTFLVLLYAVFLASIAVSGALLAAGVGAVRGPLGLTAVPAALATAGILVPLGLGLAHREDAVPATGRVRSLARLLGAAVHDALGLARRADPRLLGALAWWTFDAAVLWAMLDAFGAAVPFAVVVLAYFVGQAGNLVPVPGAVSGGIAGVLLAFGVDADLALVSVLGYRAVAIWLPAPFGLLALGALRHTVARWAPAAA
- a CDS encoding SDR family NAD(P)-dependent oxidoreductase is translated as MLEDKVCVVTGSGRGIGRATAVEMARRGAKVVVSDVGENADETLEAVRDAGGDAIYIRCDITRFDEVKALMDGAAEHFGGIDVLHNNAGVHESDLHGSSTVDTLPDEIWELVFNVNIRGVFWTTKAAAPHLRASTRGPSIVNCASTGGLLGYPNSSAYCASKGAVVNFTRATAVDLAADGVRCNCYCPGSVQTPMIEGFMAAAADDPSAMSGLVGAQLIDRIGQPEEIARLVCFLASDDASFINGAVYVIDGGKLAWRGTRG
- a CDS encoding calcium-binding protein, which encodes MLAATALAAAVTGLTAQAAMAGTVRTQSVSGVQRLEFSDTVIRNGVNVGEPNALTVTLAGGVYTVTDTRTAPTAGPGCAPAGAHAVSCPAAAISLLAFPLGPQNDTFNNQTPTPARITSGLGSDTIINSGNGDDVIDIAGNEIDFVTSCGAGNDTVHIDRRDTVAAGSGCETINGVTTPTPPSGDGTPTPTGPSTPPVQASPPGTTAPVSAESIPPTNKPGACRVLYLGTPGVDRILGSNDGDLEFGFGGNDYLDGQAGDDCLYGNDGNDTVIGDDGLDLLVGGAGADRLYGGNGNDREYGNAGSDKLYGNNGDDRLSAAAGNDQAYGGAGNDALYGATGKDRLSGGTGRDHLSGGSGADQLFGGAGNDVILAGSGRDLVSAGAGNDHISAHDHERDIVRCGAGSDHVVADHIDVLEGCEHVTYRN
- a CDS encoding MYG1 family protein, which translates into the protein MQVVTHPGNFHADDVFAIAALRLAVGPLELVRSRDEAVVAAADVRVDVGGRSDPATGDFDHHQRGGAGERPNGIRYASFGLVWRAHGVALAGGDEEAAASIDERLVQGVDANDTGQTIVRSEVGDVRPMTVSGVVAAMNPAWDEELDDAAQDARFAQAVDVAEGILERELAGAAAFGRARRLVRDAIARAQDPRIVELDRNMPWRELVVAGAPGALYVVYPKSDGWGMQAVPVKAGDFANRRDLPAAWAGLSDDALAEATGVPGAMFCHPARFYVSARTREAIMALATLALDGDGA
- a CDS encoding VOC family protein, coding for MVPRDPEELDASAHALHAAIAPGTRMGPVGLVVADLGRSVAWYETSLGLRVHRREGARAALGTGGEDLLVLDEVPGAPPVGRATGLYHFALLVPARRDLAAWLAHAARTRVALAGMADHFVSEAIYLSDPDGHGIEVYWDRPREVWEGRVGERMTTMALDVDGLLGELADPAREPFDALAAGTVMGHVHLRVADVPAAVAFYCDTLGFGLMAQLGRQAAFLAAGGYHHHIGANSWESAGAGPAPQGSATLRRMTVVLPAGPALQATLDRVAAAGAPAEPVDGGHLLNDPSGNPVVLASAPA